Proteins co-encoded in one Arachis hypogaea cultivar Tifrunner chromosome 13, arahy.Tifrunner.gnm2.J5K5, whole genome shotgun sequence genomic window:
- the LOC112733998 gene encoding uncharacterized protein — protein sequence MTKQKKIVQIYGDWEKPYNKIPRFLQALQSCCPGIICDFSAVPYYDGHLMSTTAANLIRYLRLFCLCGDFQALQAFVSVDGTHLYGKYGGVLLMGVAQDGNSNTFPVAFAIVESHAIKAALRDDDNGWHPPGAFRAYCVKHITANFMSRFKYAEDK from the exons ATGACGAAGCAAAAGAAAATTGTGCAGATATACGGTGATTGGGAGAAGCCATACAATAAGATACCGAGGTTTCTCCAAGCATTGCAGAGTTGTTGTCCCGGAATAATATGTGATTTCAGTGCCGTACCGTACTATGATGGGCACCTTATGTCCACGACTGCAGCCAATTTGATAAGGTATTTGAGACTTTTCTGCCTATGTGGAGACTTTCAAGCATTACAAGCTTTCGTCTCCGTCGATGGCACGCATCTATATGGGAAATATGGTGGTGTATTGCTTATGGGAGTGGCACAGGACGGTAACAGTAATACCTTTCCTGTTGCTTTTGCAATTGTTGA ATCTCATGCGATCAAGGCTGCACTGAGAGACGACGATAATGGTTGGCACCCTCCTGGAGCGTTCCGTGCTTATTGTGTCAAACACATAACCGCAAACTTCATGTCTCGTTTCAAATATGCAGAGGACAAGTGA